CCAAGCGCGTCGGCATTTCCAAATCTGAAAACGTAGTCGACATGAGCGTGCTCGAAGGTGCGGTTCGCGAAGAGCTGGAAAATTCCGCACCGCGTTTGATGGCTGTGTTAAACCCGATTAAGGTAACGCTCACCAATTTTGAAGCCGGCAAAACCCAAAGCCGCAGCGCGCCTTACCATCCGCACCACGAAGAAATGGGCGAGCGCGAAGTGCCCATCAGCCAAACCCTGTATATCGAAGCCGACGATTTTAGTGAGAATCCGCCAAAAGGCTGGCAGCGTTTGACTTTAGGCGGCGAAGTGCGCCTGCGTTACAGCTATGTGATTAAGTGCGACGAAGTGGTAAAAGACGAAAACGGCAACGTCATCGAACTCAAATGCAGCATCGACCATGATACGCTGGGTAAAAAACCCGAAGGCCGCAAAGTAAAAGGCGTGATACACTGGCTCTCCGCCGAGCATGCCGTGCCCGCGACAGTGCGCCTGTATGACCGCCTGTTTACCGAACCGCGCCCCGATGCCGTTCGCGGCGAAGACGGCGAATATCTGCCGTTTACTGATTTTCTCAACCCCGAATCCGTGAAGGAAATCACTGCTTACACCGAACCGGTGGTCAATATGCTGGAGCCGGAAAGCCGCTGGCAGTTTGAGCGTTTGGGTTATTTCGTGACCGACCGCTACGACCATACACAAGAAAAACCGGTATTTAACCGAACCGTGGCGTTGAAAGATACTTGGCAAGCCAAAGAAGCTTAAGCAGTTTGCCGTAAACAGATGCCTGTCTGAAAGCTTTTCAGACAGGCATTGCTGTTTATCGTTTTAACGCTTTTTCAACAATACTCCGCTTTCTATGTGGTGGGTAAACGGAAATTGGTCGAACAAGGCAAAGCGCACAGGTATATGGGTTTTGCATAGTTCGTTCAGGTTGTTGCGTAAAGTTTCGGGATTGCATGAGATATAAATCACATTATCAAATCGGGCAACCAGCTTCAGCGTTTCTTCATCCACTCCGGCGCGGGGCGGATCGATGAAAATCGTTGAGAAATCATAACGCTGCAAATGAATATTCTGCTCTTGCAGGCGCCGGAACGGGCGCGAACCGGTATAGGCTTCGGTAAACTCTTCCGCCGAGAGGCGGGCAATCGCAATATTGGCGGCTTTGTTGGCTCCGATATTCCATTGCGCCGCCTGCACGGATGTTTTAGATACCTCGGTGGCCAATACACGGCGGAACTGGTCGGCCAGAGGTAGGGTGAAATTGCCGTTACCGCAATAAAGTTCCAACAAATCGCCGCCCAGGTCGTTGGCAGCACTACATGCCCATTCCAACATGTGTTCACACACAAAAGCATTGGGCTGGGTAAAGCTGCCTTCGGTTTGGCGGTAAATAAAGGTTTTTCCGCCCACATTCAATTTTTCGGTAACAAAATCCTGCGATAACACGATTTTCTGGCCGCGGCTGCGCCCGATAATGAAAATGCCCAGTTTGTTTTGCAATACTTCTGCTGCGGCCTGCCACTGTTCGTCCAGCTTTTTGTGGTAAATCAGGCTGACCAGCATCTCGCCGCTTAATGTGGATAAAAATTCGCATTGGTACAAGCGGGTTTGCAATACGGCAGATTGTTTGATTTCCGTCAAGAGTACAGGCATTAATTCGTTGATGGTCGTGTATGCAGGCGGAAATTGTTCCAGTCGGATTAAAGATGCGGAAGAAGCTTTTTGTCCGCGTTCAAACATGGCATAGCAAATGTCATCGCCTTCATGCCAAATGCGGAATTCCGAACGCATACGGTAATGCCGCTCGGGCGAAGCATAGATTTCCAGCTCGGACATGGCCAGATTTTTAAACAAATCGCGCAAATAGGCGGATTTTTCAGCTAATTGCTGCTGGTAATCCTGATCGGGCATGATGGGTACTTCCTTAATAAAAAACTTTGATATTTTACCCGAATCTTAATTTTCCCGTTGTTCTATTATTCATTAAAACAAAGCTTTGCTTTTCAGACAGGCATTTATATTTTCTAAGACTTGCATTTTCTTACTAAAAATTATATAAATAATAATTGTTCTTAATAATATTAAAAATAAGGATTACAAAATGCATTTGAAAAAAACCGTGCAGTTGATTGCATTGGCTTTTGCTGCGCCAGTAGTGTATGCAAACGGACAAGCCGGGCAAAGCGTTGAAGTCAAAACCGTTACCGTAACCGCCGACCGCCACGCGCAGGCTTTGGATAAGGCTGCGCCGAATGTGGCGGTGGTTTCGCGCAAAGAGCTGGATAGTGCAGCGGCGGCCAATTTGGATGATGTGGTGCTGTACGAGCCGGGTGTGGACGTGCCTACCGACAACAGCCGCCGCGGTAATGCGGGGGTAAATATCCGCGGTATCGGCGGCAACCGCATTCTGATGATGGTGGACGGTATCCGCGTTCCCGAAGCCTATGCGGGCGGCGGCAGCAATGCGGCGGTTTCCGGCCGCGATTTGGTGGAAGCCGATACTTTGAAGCAGGTGGATATCGTGAAAGGCCCGTATTCCGCGCTGTACGGCAGTGATGCTTTGGGCGGCGTGGTCAATTTTTCCACTTATTCGCCCGCTGATTTTGTCGATGCCGAAAAACCGTTCCATTTCGGTTTGAAACACGGCTACCGCAGCCGCGACCGCAGCCACGGCGTAACGGCAACGGCGGCGGGCTACACGGAAAATGCGCAAGGTTTGCTGATGCTCACCCACCGCCAAGGTCATGAAAGCAAAAACCGCGGCGGTGTGGATACGCGCAACGGCCGCCGTACCAAGCCGAACCCGCAGGATTTCCGCAGCTACAACATTTTGGCCAAAGGCGATGCGGGCAATGAAACCCACCGTGTGGAAGCCTTGTTCGAGCATTTTTACCGCAAAAAAGAGACTGATTTGCTGAACACTTTGGGCACGGGTGCGCCGCGCGGCCCGCGGGTAACCACAACGACATCCAGTTCGTCGGACGACCGCGCCCGCCGCCAGCGTATCGAATTGGGCTACCGCTACCGCGGCGACTCCGCCTTGAAAGAAGCCAATATTTATGTTTACCGGCAAAGGCTGAAATCGGAAGACGATGCGGTTACTGATGAAACCGCCCGCATGGCTGGGCGCATCACTGAAGACGGCATCCGCTATTCCGATTACGGTTTCAACCAAACCACCCAAGGCATCAATACCCGCGGCGTGTTTGAAGCCGACACAGGCCGTCTGAAACACACTATTGTGGCAGGTGCGGAATTCAAGAAAACCGACACCGAACGCCCGCGCGAAAGCACCACAATAGGCCGCGACGGCCGCATCAGCCACATGTATGCCGGTGCGCTGTATCCCAACAAAACCTTCCCCGATTCGCGCCGCCGCACGGTCAGCGTTTATGCACAAGACAGCTTGGCGTTTCCCAACGGCATCGTGTTGACTCCGGCCTTGCGCTTCGAGCATGAAAAGCTCAAACCCAAAATCGATCAGGCTTATCTGAACAGCAAGCCCGACAGCCTGCCTAAAGACTTTAGCGACAGTTCGTTCACGCCCAGCCTGCGTTTGAGCGTGCCGTTCGGCGAAGCATTTACCGGCTTTGCCACTTATTCGCGCGGCTTCCGCACGCCGCCGTTCGATACCGCCACGATGTCGTTCAATAACAGCCAGCACGGCTATAAAGTGATTCCGAACAACAACTTGAAATCGGAACATTCCGACAGCGTCGAACTGGGTTTGAAATATAAAGACGAACGCACCAAAGCGCAGATCACCACGTTCTACAACCGTTACCGCGATTTCATCAACCGCACGCAGATCGGGGTTGAGTCGGGCGCAGGCGGCCGCCCGATTCAGGTACACAGATACGACAATCTGGACAAAGTAAAAACCTACGGCATCGAAGCCGCCGCTTCCGTGAAACTTAACGACAACTGGCAGGTCGGCACCGCCATCGCTTGGATGCGCGGCAAAGACGGTGAAGGCAAACCGCTGGACACCGCCTACCCACTCAACGGCGTGCTGGGAGTGGACTACGCGCAAGAAAAATGGGGTGCAGGCACCAAATTGCGCTGGGCAACGGCGCAGAAACGCACCAGCAACCCCGCCTTTTTCAAAGCACCCGGCTACGGCGTGTGGGATGCGGGCGTTTGGTACAAACCGCTTAAAAATCTGGAGCTTGGCCTGAATGTGTACAACATCTCCAACAAGAAATACTGGCAGCACGCCGACGTAGCGGGCGTGGAAGACCTCGGCACGATGGATACCTACACCCAGCCCGGCCGCAATGTTGCCGCTTCGTTGCAGTTGAAGTTTTAAGCACAATTTCAGACGGCCTCGGCTTGGGTTTCAGAAAGGCCGTCTGAAAAATACGGCCTTAGTGTTTAAGGAATAAGCATGGAACCTACTCTCGAACAAACCGCCGCCCAACTCCGTTGTCCGCATGGCGAGACGGGCAGGGCGTTCGGCCAAGCCATGAATTTGCGCAATCTTTCGCTGATTGTGAACGCGTTTTCCACGTTGGGTTTGAACGACGGCGACCGCGTTCTCGAATTGGGTTACGGCAACGGCGGCTTGCTCGGTTATGTGTTGTCACTGGCGGCACGGCTGCACTATACGGGTGTGGAAACTTCGGCTTTAATGCACGAAGAAGCGTTGGCATTCAACCAAGCCTTTATTAGCGCAGGGCTTGCCGATTACCGTCTTTATGACGGCTTAAAGCTGCCGTTTGCCGACCTTACGTTCGACAAAATCATCAGTATCAATACGCTTTATTTTTGGGAACGCCCGGCCGAGTTGATGCGGGAAATCTGCCGCGTGCTCAAAACCGGCGGGCGTTTGTGCCTGAGTTTTTGCGAGAAAAACTTTATGCAGACGCTGCCGTTTTGCGCTTACGGGTTCAGGCTTTACGAACCGCATGATGTCGTGGCGTTGACCCGCAGCCTGCCTTTACGCCTGTGCTTTCAGACGGCCAGACAAGATAAGGCGGTGGATAAAAGCGGCAATCTGACCGAGCGCATTTATATCGAAATGCTGTTTGAAAAAACGGCATAATGTCATCTTTTTCAGACAGGCGTTTTTGACGTGTGAGAGGCCGTCTGAAAAGCAGAAAGTCATAAAAGGAGCAGAACCGAATGAATCTTTGGGAGCAATACCAAGCTAACAAAGCTCGAAAACAGGGCATGTATTTCCCGCGCGAAGCCGCCGCCGATTTGGGCGTGAGCGAAGGCGCGCTGATGGCCGACGCGCCGGAAACGGTTTACCTCGGCGGCAAAAACCATGTGCGCGGTATCGTGCTGAAACTGCACACGCTGGGTTTGGTGCAGTGCATCGTGCGCAACAGCGTGTGCGTACACGAAAAGCAGGGCATTTATGAAAACGTGAGCATGTCGGAAACATCAGGCATCACCGTGAATGTAGGCGGCATCGACCTGCGGATTTTTCCGGCGCGCTGGCATCATGTGCTGGCCGTTACCAACCGCGACGGCGAAAAAGTGTCCCGTTCGATTCAGTTTTACGACGAATTCGGCGTATCCGTGCAAAAAGTCTTTATGCGTGAAGAAGGCAAAGAAGCCGAATGGCAGGCATTGCTTGATACCTTCCGCACCGAAGGCAAGCCGGCATTCCAAACCGGCGAACTGCCGCCCGCAACCGCCACGCCCGCGCTGCCGTCTGAAAAAGAAGCCGCGTTTCAAGAGCGTTGGAACGAGTTGAAAGACGTGCACCACTTCGGCGGCCTGTTGGAAACATTTGAAGTCGACCGCCAAACCGCCTACCGCCACGCCCCCGAAGGCGCAACCAAACTGCTGAACCACAGCGCATGGCAGCAAGTGCTCGAAGCCGCCCGCGACCGCGGCATCGACATCATGATTTTCGCCGGCAACCGCGGCCTCGTGCAGATTCAAACGGGCAAAGTGCACAACGTCGTGCGCGCACGCGGCTACCTTAACGTGCTCGACGGCAAAGAAGAAGGCTTCAGCATGCACTTGAAAGACGACGAAATCGTAGAAACTTGGGTGGTGCGCCGCCCGATTCGCGACGGCTTCGTTACCTGCGTGGAAGGTTTCGACAGCCGCCGCAAAACCGTGCTTCAGATTTTCGGCAAGCGCAAAGAAGGCGAACCCGAACTCGAAGCGTGGCGCGAAATTACCGATAAGCTGCTGGCAGGTTGATGCTCGGTAAAGTGTTCAGACAGGCATCGAGGCCGTCTGAACGAAAGTAGGGCGGGCATTCTTGCCTGCCGCCGCAAACCGTCGATAGAAAAAGCCATTGAAGCCGTTAAAAAAGAAAGCATGAAATCGTAACCAAATATTTCAGACGGCCTCTTTCAATACAGTCCGAGGCCGTCTGAAAAGTTTGATATTCCAAAAGGAAAAACACATGAAAAAAACCATTTTCGCCGCCGCCATATTGTGCGCCGCCCTGCAAACCGCTTACGCCCAACGCATCGTGGTGATGTCGCCCGACGTGGCCGATATCGTTGTGGCGTTGGGTGCGACCAACGAAATCGTCGGCCGCGACCAAACCGTTCAAAACCCCGCCTTGAAAAGCAAGCCCAGCATCGGCATCCACCGCCAATTAACCGTAGAGCCGATTATCGCCGCCAAACCCGACGTGGCCATCGGTTCGTGGATGGTGCAGCCGGCCACCATTTTCGCCAACCTGAAAAAAGCCGGTGTCAATGCCGTGAACGTTGCCCCCGACGACAGCATCGCCGCCTACCCGCAAAGCATCCGCGCCGTGGGCAAACTGATTAACAAAACCGTCCAAGCCGACGCATTGGCAGGCAAATGGCAGGCCGAGATGAAACAGCAGCCGCAAAACGGCAAACGCTACCTGTTCAGCTACGACGGCCGCATCGTCGCCGGTAAAAACACCGCCGCCGACGAAATCATCAAACGCGCAGGCGGCATCAACGCGGCAGGCAACCTCGACGGCATGAAACCGCTTAACCGCGAAGCATGGATTGCTGCCAAGCCCGACGTGATCATCATCGCCGACCATCACGAAAAACTGATCGGCGGAGTCAAACAATTCGCCGCCCGCCCTGAAGTCGCCGGCAGCAACGCCGCCAAAAACGGCAAGATTTATTTGTGGCAGGCCAACGATATGTTCCGCTACGGTTTGGATACGCCGGAGATTGTGAAGAAGTTGAACGGGTTGGCGAAATAGAATGGCCGGCTTTCAGACAGGAGTAATCAATTATAGAGCGTCTGTAATGATATGCCTGTCTGAAAGTATTGGTTATGGCTCCAAGAAATGTTTTAGCGGAGGCAGAATTTGAGGCAACTGCCTGAATCCGTCTTGTGCTAGAAAATGTCCGCCTTTGGGTACGCTGATGACTTTGCTGTGCAGTTGTTCTGCCAATTTCAAGCTTTCTTCAGGATCGACTATAAAATCGTTTTTGCTGATGATGCTGTAAATTTGGGGAGACATGGCGCGTATGGCAGCCGAATCAAGATTGGCTGAGTCTATATAAGCGTCTACATTAAAACCATTTATAGTAGAAAGCTTAGTTAAGCGGCGACAGAAACCCGACACTAAAATCAGTCCGCCTATGGACATGGGTTTATGTTTGGAAAGGTAATGCAATAGGCTGATAGTGCCTAAACTGTGTGCAATAAAAATATCATTTTTTTGTGGTTTGCCTATATGTTCGGCCAGCGTAGTTTGCCAGAGGTCGAAATCGGGCTGATGACTTTTGGGCAGTTTGACGGCATCGACGGCAATATTTTGATTTTCCAATATGGCTTTCAGCCAGGGAAACCAATGATCGTCCGGTGTCGCGCCATAGCCATGAATAATATAAACTTTTTTAACATTATCTGATGCTTTGAAGAAAAGCGAACCGGTGCAAGCGGTTAATAAAACAGTAGCGCTGCTTAAGCAAAAATTTCGTCGATTCATAATCCCTTCCTTATGATTTAGGTGTATTTAGTCTAGAACGTGACATAATGTCAGGGTCAACTGTTTTTTAGGAAGAAATATGAAAATCGGTGAATTGGCTCGGGCCTGCAAAACCAGTATCCGCATGATACGTTTCTATGAAAAACTAAACTTGGTTTCTCCTCAAAGAAATAGTAGTGGGTATCGCATTTATAAAGCACAAGATATTGACTTTATAAAAAAAGTAATGATTCTAAACCGTGCCGGTTTACCTTTGAAAGATATTGCGCTGCTGCGGGATTGTTTGAATGACGAACCTCAGGATTTCTGTACCGTTTTGCGTGGAAAATTGGAAGATAAACGTGCGGATATCGACCGGCAGATTGATTCCTTGAATGAATCAAAAGCTTTGCTTGATAAATTATTGGTACGTTAATTTGTTGGGTTTATCTACGAAGATATGCCTGTCTGAAATGAATATCATAAATGAAACCTATTCCATTAATTCTCTGCCTCATCTTTACCGCCGCGCTTGTTTGGTTCTGCGCCGGTATCGGTTTCGGCGAGTGGCAGCCGCCGCATCATATGGACGAAACCGTGCAAAGCATACGTCTGCCGCGTGTTGCCACCGCTCTGTTGGTCGGTGCGGCTTTGGCGGCGGCAGGAGCGGCGTTGCAGGCTTTGTTTGAAAACCCGCTGGCCGATCCGAGCCTGATCGGCACTTCCAGCGGCGCGGCATTGGGGGTGATTATCGTGCTGGCGTTCGGCGTGGGGGCAATCGGCGTGCCGCTGGCCGCTTTTGCCGGAGCGTTGGCGGTGTGTCTGCTGATTCTCGCCATACACCGTTTGTTTGGCGGCGGTACGCTGGGGCTATTGGTGCTGGGCTTCGTGTTGAGCGCCTTCTCGGCGGCCATCGTGAGTCTGATTCTGTTTTTATCCGACGACATGGTATTGCGCAGCGCGACCATTTGGTTATCGGGCAGTTTGGCTGAAGCAGGATTTACTTCACCGTTGTATGCTGCGCTGGTGATGGCAGTCGGGTTGGTGCTGCTGTTTTGGGCGGGCAAGCGGCTGGATTGCCTGATGCTGGGCGAAGACACGGCGGTCAGCATGGGGATTTCGGTTAATGCGACGCGGGTACAAACCGTAGTCGGCGCGGCTTTGCTCACCGGCGCGGCGGTTTCGTTGTCGGGCGTTATCGGCTTTCTCGGCATGATGGTGCCGAACGTGCTGGCGCAAGCCGTCGGAGGGCGGCGCAGCAAATTGATTCTGCTTTCGGCATGGCTGGGGGCGGTGTTTTTGCTG
This portion of the Neisseria canis genome encodes:
- the trmA gene encoding tRNA (uridine(54)-C5)-methyltransferase TrmA, whose amino-acid sequence is MPDQDYQQQLAEKSAYLRDLFKNLAMSELEIYASPERHYRMRSEFRIWHEGDDICYAMFERGQKASSASLIRLEQFPPAYTTINELMPVLLTEIKQSAVLQTRLYQCEFLSTLSGEMLVSLIYHKKLDEQWQAAAEVLQNKLGIFIIGRSRGQKIVLSQDFVTEKLNVGGKTFIYRQTEGSFTQPNAFVCEHMLEWACSAANDLGGDLLELYCGNGNFTLPLADQFRRVLATEVSKTSVQAAQWNIGANKAANIAIARLSAEEFTEAYTGSRPFRRLQEQNIHLQRYDFSTIFIDPPRAGVDEETLKLVARFDNVIYISCNPETLRNNLNELCKTHIPVRFALFDQFPFTHHIESGVLLKKR
- a CDS encoding TonB-dependent hemoglobin/transferrin/lactoferrin family receptor → MHLKKTVQLIALAFAAPVVYANGQAGQSVEVKTVTVTADRHAQALDKAAPNVAVVSRKELDSAAAANLDDVVLYEPGVDVPTDNSRRGNAGVNIRGIGGNRILMMVDGIRVPEAYAGGGSNAAVSGRDLVEADTLKQVDIVKGPYSALYGSDALGGVVNFSTYSPADFVDAEKPFHFGLKHGYRSRDRSHGVTATAAGYTENAQGLLMLTHRQGHESKNRGGVDTRNGRRTKPNPQDFRSYNILAKGDAGNETHRVEALFEHFYRKKETDLLNTLGTGAPRGPRVTTTTSSSSDDRARRQRIELGYRYRGDSALKEANIYVYRQRLKSEDDAVTDETARMAGRITEDGIRYSDYGFNQTTQGINTRGVFEADTGRLKHTIVAGAEFKKTDTERPRESTTIGRDGRISHMYAGALYPNKTFPDSRRRTVSVYAQDSLAFPNGIVLTPALRFEHEKLKPKIDQAYLNSKPDSLPKDFSDSSFTPSLRLSVPFGEAFTGFATYSRGFRTPPFDTATMSFNNSQHGYKVIPNNNLKSEHSDSVELGLKYKDERTKAQITTFYNRYRDFINRTQIGVESGAGGRPIQVHRYDNLDKVKTYGIEAAASVKLNDNWQVGTAIAWMRGKDGEGKPLDTAYPLNGVLGVDYAQEKWGAGTKLRWATAQKRTSNPAFFKAPGYGVWDAGVWYKPLKNLELGLNVYNISNKKYWQHADVAGVEDLGTMDTYTQPGRNVAASLQLKF
- a CDS encoding class I SAM-dependent methyltransferase translates to MEPTLEQTAAQLRCPHGETGRAFGQAMNLRNLSLIVNAFSTLGLNDGDRVLELGYGNGGLLGYVLSLAARLHYTGVETSALMHEEALAFNQAFISAGLADYRLYDGLKLPFADLTFDKIISINTLYFWERPAELMREICRVLKTGGRLCLSFCEKNFMQTLPFCAYGFRLYEPHDVVALTRSLPLRLCFQTARQDKAVDKSGNLTERIYIEMLFEKTA
- a CDS encoding ChuX/HutX family heme-like substrate-binding protein — its product is MNLWEQYQANKARKQGMYFPREAAADLGVSEGALMADAPETVYLGGKNHVRGIVLKLHTLGLVQCIVRNSVCVHEKQGIYENVSMSETSGITVNVGGIDLRIFPARWHHVLAVTNRDGEKVSRSIQFYDEFGVSVQKVFMREEGKEAEWQALLDTFRTEGKPAFQTGELPPATATPALPSEKEAAFQERWNELKDVHHFGGLLETFEVDRQTAYRHAPEGATKLLNHSAWQQVLEAARDRGIDIMIFAGNRGLVQIQTGKVHNVVRARGYLNVLDGKEEGFSMHLKDDEIVETWVVRRPIRDGFVTCVEGFDSRRKTVLQIFGKRKEGEPELEAWREITDKLLAG
- a CDS encoding heme/hemin ABC transporter substrate-binding protein — translated: MKKTIFAAAILCAALQTAYAQRIVVMSPDVADIVVALGATNEIVGRDQTVQNPALKSKPSIGIHRQLTVEPIIAAKPDVAIGSWMVQPATIFANLKKAGVNAVNVAPDDSIAAYPQSIRAVGKLINKTVQADALAGKWQAEMKQQPQNGKRYLFSYDGRIVAGKNTAADEIIKRAGGINAAGNLDGMKPLNREAWIAAKPDVIIIADHHEKLIGGVKQFAARPEVAGSNAAKNGKIYLWQANDMFRYGLDTPEIVKKLNGLAK
- a CDS encoding RBBP9/YdeN family alpha/beta hydrolase; translation: MNRRNFCLSSATVLLTACTGSLFFKASDNVKKVYIIHGYGATPDDHWFPWLKAILENQNIAVDAVKLPKSHQPDFDLWQTTLAEHIGKPQKNDIFIAHSLGTISLLHYLSKHKPMSIGGLILVSGFCRRLTKLSTINGFNVDAYIDSANLDSAAIRAMSPQIYSIISKNDFIVDPEESLKLAEQLHSKVISVPKGGHFLAQDGFRQLPQILPPLKHFLEP
- a CDS encoding MerR family DNA-binding transcriptional regulator, with amino-acid sequence MKIGELARACKTSIRMIRFYEKLNLVSPQRNSSGYRIYKAQDIDFIKKVMILNRAGLPLKDIALLRDCLNDEPQDFCTVLRGKLEDKRADIDRQIDSLNESKALLDKLLVR
- a CDS encoding FecCD family ABC transporter permease, with product MKPIPLILCLIFTAALVWFCAGIGFGEWQPPHHMDETVQSIRLPRVATALLVGAALAAAGAALQALFENPLADPSLIGTSSGAALGVIIVLAFGVGAIGVPLAAFAGALAVCLLILAIHRLFGGGTLGLLVLGFVLSAFSAAIVSLILFLSDDMVLRSATIWLSGSLAEAGFTSPLYAALVMAVGLVLLFWAGKRLDCLMLGEDTAVSMGISVNATRVQTVVGAALLTGAAVSLSGVIGFLGMMVPNVLAQAVGGRRSKLILLSAWLGAVFLLAVDSAARWITYPVDVPVGIIIALLGGPFFMWLFVKPMRKG